The following proteins are encoded in a genomic region of Peptococcus niger:
- a CDS encoding metal-dependent hydrolase — protein sequence MQGGTHFIAGLAIGLGLLTLDRFQMPLTESLACLSAAGIGSLFPDIDTPDSKLGHMVKPLALAINKSFGHRGITHSPLLVVILFAFLEILLPDYHNLAIFFAAGMVSHLLLDMLNHKGIPLLYPLPVKFHIANLKNASVEELVIRMAFNITAFLLCFYHVKGMIQL from the coding sequence TTGCAAGGAGGAACTCACTTTATAGCCGGTTTAGCTATAGGACTTGGACTTCTAACCCTAGACCGCTTCCAGATGCCTCTTACAGAAAGCCTCGCCTGTTTAAGTGCAGCAGGCATTGGCTCCCTCTTTCCGGATATTGATACCCCAGACAGTAAGCTGGGGCATATGGTAAAGCCATTAGCCCTAGCCATCAATAAAAGCTTTGGTCATAGAGGAATAACCCACTCTCCATTATTAGTCGTTATTCTCTTTGCCTTCCTAGAAATTCTCTTGCCCGACTACCACAACCTAGCTATATTCTTTGCAGCAGGTATGGTAAGCCATCTTTTGTTGGATATGCTTAACCACAAAGGCATACCGCTTTTGTATCCCTTGCCGGTGAAATTTCATATCGCCAACTTGAAAAATGCTAGTGTAGAAGAACTTGTTATTCGGATGGCCTTTAACATTACAGCGTTTCTATTATGTTTCTATCATGTGAAAGGAATGATACAGCTATGA
- a CDS encoding DUF5697 family protein, producing MIYKHLRDNLIYFIEAVGFVKVGQLVSLFSDEADKNTIQQALSQLVRSCVFKQDGDLIISGREVKIADSFAKRRIKALWVVSSIGSKQIIDLSRLSFPRCFLILLKDDRAIELSSCETVQEAWQAQVRYENEKISNGEYKIVRTVLVPNRDVGEELKNFYFNNFCLLDKERKPIFYTWERG from the coding sequence ATGATTTATAAGCACTTGAGAGATAATTTAATTTACTTTATAGAGGCTGTAGGTTTTGTAAAAGTAGGGCAATTAGTGAGCCTATTTAGTGATGAAGCCGATAAAAATACAATTCAGCAAGCCCTAAGCCAACTTGTTCGCAGTTGTGTATTTAAGCAAGACGGTGACCTAATCATAAGTGGGCGTGAAGTGAAAATAGCTGATAGCTTTGCAAAAAGGCGCATCAAAGCCTTATGGGTTGTCTCTTCTATTGGCAGCAAGCAGATTATAGATCTCTCAAGGCTTTCCTTTCCGAGGTGCTTTTTAATTCTTCTTAAAGACGACAGGGCTATAGAATTAAGCTCCTGCGAAACCGTCCAAGAAGCTTGGCAAGCACAAGTAAGGTATGAAAACGAAAAAATAAGTAACGGAGAATATAAAATTGTTCGAACAGTTTTGGTGCCGAATCGTGACGTTGGTGAGGAGTTAAAAAACTTCTATTTTAATAATTTTTGTCTGCTAGATAAAGAGAGAAAGCCTATATTTTACACTTGGGAAAGGGGATAG
- a CDS encoding Ig-like domain-containing protein: MELYNKQELAERSELLQETERNSLHRITLGQETLLLLSLHGQPDTPIHLLFEENEPDKVQLFANLKNVANTCLDMGQSEPQEEEIDYQFIIKEEPPLTAVDLSQSTEKERAIFHLQVTAALIQINAWLNGLESRLGVIHYEDLCISQETGNILLQSLVYDPEDKVLYYTPPLDQALASESALLCSQLWNRLNNRDPLETVNIDQPPQILSEDGREMLEKLILGESLDPELIYSQLRNEIERLSSVGEKKKSGLKEKLSGNKEKEARPKKRKKNLPPLPVLLAAGILIALMLLRLVSCQAKDKPDDSSLPPVETEQSSLPDSAASGDFNDSELSELEERQEEEDAAKEKELEEEREQEDQEAKEKEETEQKEKEEAEKARQEAQEADNEREKERERSYNDRMKGLEEREQELNRREQALKEKQNQLSQAQANAQSQQQQAALNRQNNPAPTAKENPARKSGIKISNTESFNVTPGAVNLSLNGKQKLQPNKTCIWLVDDTSIATVKEGTVIGLKQGTTVIKAQTLQGETYTISVTVK, translated from the coding sequence ATGGAGCTATACAACAAACAGGAACTTGCAGAACGAAGCGAACTCTTGCAAGAAACAGAAAGAAATAGCCTGCACAGGATAACACTTGGTCAAGAAACACTTTTACTTCTCAGCCTTCATGGCCAACCGGATACCCCCATCCACCTCCTATTTGAAGAAAATGAGCCGGACAAAGTCCAGCTTTTTGCAAACCTTAAAAATGTCGCTAACACCTGCCTGGATATGGGCCAAAGTGAGCCTCAGGAAGAAGAAATAGACTACCAGTTTATCATCAAAGAAGAACCGCCCCTTACCGCAGTAGACCTTAGTCAAAGTACAGAAAAAGAGCGGGCCATCTTTCATTTGCAAGTAACCGCAGCCCTCATCCAGATTAACGCATGGCTAAATGGATTGGAGAGCAGACTGGGTGTCATTCATTACGAAGACCTTTGCATCTCTCAAGAAACAGGGAACATCTTGCTTCAGTCCTTGGTTTATGACCCGGAAGATAAAGTCCTTTACTACACTCCTCCCTTGGACCAAGCATTAGCCAGTGAATCTGCCCTTCTTTGCAGTCAACTATGGAATCGTCTCAACAACAGAGACCCACTGGAAACAGTAAACATTGACCAGCCCCCTCAAATTCTCAGTGAAGATGGTCGGGAGATGCTTGAAAAGCTTATATTGGGAGAAAGCCTAGACCCAGAACTTATCTACAGTCAACTGAGAAATGAAATAGAAAGGTTATCCTCAGTCGGTGAAAAGAAAAAAAGTGGGCTGAAAGAAAAACTCAGCGGTAACAAAGAAAAAGAAGCTCGTCCAAAGAAGCGAAAAAAGAATTTGCCACCCCTGCCGGTACTCCTAGCGGCCGGTATCTTAATTGCCCTTATGTTACTCAGGCTGGTAAGCTGTCAAGCAAAAGATAAGCCGGACGATTCCAGTTTACCACCTGTAGAAACAGAGCAAAGCAGCCTGCCGGATAGTGCCGCCTCCGGTGACTTTAACGACAGCGAACTTTCCGAACTTGAAGAACGACAAGAAGAGGAGGACGCCGCTAAAGAAAAAGAATTAGAAGAAGAACGGGAACAGGAAGATCAAGAGGCTAAAGAGAAAGAAGAAACTGAGCAAAAAGAAAAAGAAGAAGCAGAAAAAGCACGTCAAGAAGCACAAGAAGCGGATAATGAAAGAGAAAAAGAACGGGAGCGTAGTTATAACGACCGGATGAAAGGTCTAGAAGAACGAGAGCAAGAATTGAATCGCAGAGAACAAGCGCTCAAGGAAAAGCAAAATCAATTAAGCCAAGCGCAAGCAAATGCTCAATCTCAACAGCAACAAGCAGCCCTTAACCGGCAAAACAACCCTGCACCTACAGCCAAAGAAAATCCGGCTAGGAAAAGTGGCATAAAAATTAGCAATACCGAAAGTTTTAACGTTACCCCGGGTGCTGTTAACCTCTCCCTTAACGGTAAACAAAAATTGCAACCTAATAAGACCTGTATATGGCTGGTAGATGATACAAGTATCGCTACTGTCAAAGAAGGGACAGTTATAGGCTTAAAACAAGGCACAACCGTCATAAAGGCTCAAACCTTGCAAGGGGAGACCTATACCATTAGTGTCACCGTAAAATAG
- a CDS encoding helix-turn-helix domain-containing protein produces MTDEEKIAICLERLNQSSIYDIADKMGYCGQTIYQILDDLPGVRGSCTLSPIPDSLSKQVIAYYFLGRTSLEISQQLDLYPGEVIDVFATLKSKKKPVVTSKYYPRVTDWLNQNRCTIKELARAINVQPNKLSSILRGGYRSHMSYKVAQKIRDYTGLSLQEIYAVQLRGRDES; encoded by the coding sequence TTGACTGATGAAGAAAAAATCGCCATATGCCTTGAACGTCTTAACCAAAGCAGCATTTACGATATTGCAGATAAGATGGGCTATTGCGGACAAACCATCTACCAAATCCTAGATGATCTCCCGGGAGTGAGAGGTAGCTGTACCTTGTCGCCTATCCCGGATAGTCTTTCTAAACAAGTAATCGCTTACTACTTTCTGGGCCGTACCAGCCTTGAAATATCTCAACAACTTGATCTTTACCCAGGAGAAGTAATAGACGTCTTTGCAACCCTTAAAAGTAAAAAGAAACCGGTTGTTACAAGTAAGTACTATCCAAGGGTTACAGATTGGCTCAATCAAAACAGATGTACCATAAAAGAATTGGCTAGGGCAATAAACGTCCAGCCAAATAAGCTCAGTAGCATTCTAAGAGGTGGATATAGGAGCCACATGAGCTACAAGGTAGCTCAGAAGATAAGGGATTATACTGGACTTAGTTTGCAGGAAATCTATGCTGTTCAGCTACGTGGGAGGGACGAATCGTGA